The following are from one region of the Syngnathus acus chromosome 10, fSynAcu1.2, whole genome shotgun sequence genome:
- the gpr101 gene encoding probable G-protein coupled receptor 101, which yields MMPSSQAPALGPNVTEAPWDSGYDYPGGDPVWGSLANSILKIALISVIVCVSLFGNVVVLLVFQRKPQLLHVANRFVLNLLLADLLQTVLVMPFAIAATVPGVWPLDARLCQALVVLMHLFAFAGVNTIIVVSVDRYLAIIHPLSYPTRMTPHLGTNLIICTWVLSIVQSTPPLYGWGAIDFNHHHKMCSVVWSYSLSYSVVVATFSFWLPVLVMLGCYWMVFRAARRQNALVHPIQTRSYSQPCPQDFPGQTGSPPQQASSPDGPAPAKVYPARVRHRRFHYHCKAARVVFVIMASYILSMGPYSVLNTISMSARADVPTWLSSLALVLFFLQCCLHPYIYGYMHRSVRKEFLALLCGTFCKQGASSAAENCLTTAGEGRAGAHPHLPSLAARVFPMQTWEECTTSSSPTFERRSRDSRKETTTTSVSSDREPAVHREQST from the coding sequence ATGATGCCGAGTTCTCAGGCACCCGCCCTTGGCCCCAATGTAACCGAGGCCCCCTGGGATTCGGGTTACGACTATCCCGGCGGAGATCCGGTGTGGGGCTCGTTGGCCAACAGCATACTCAAGATCGCGCTCATATCTGTGATTGTGTGCGTGTCCTTGTTTGGGAATGTAGTGGTTCTGCTGGTTTTCCAGAGGAAGCCTCAACTCCTACACGTAGCCAACCGCTTCGTCCTCAACCTCCTGTTGGCCGATCTTCTCCAGACTGTGTTGGTCATGCCCTTTGCCATCGCGGCCACCGTGCCAGGGGTTTGGCCCCTGGATGCCCGACTGTGTCAGGCGCTGGTGGTGCTCATGCATCTCTTTGCGTTTGCTGGCGTCAACACTATCATTGTTGTCTCCGTGGACCGCTACCTGGCCATCATCCATCCTCTGTCCTACCCCACCCGGATGACACCTCATTTGGGCACCAACCTAATCATCTGCACCTGGGTGCTCAGCATCGTGCAGAGCACACCGCCGTTGTACGGCTGGGGCGCCATCGACTTCAACCACCATCACAAGATGTGCTCGGTGGTGTGGTCCTACAGCCTGTCCTACTCGGTGGTTGTAGCCACCTTCTCCTTCTGGCTCCCTGTTCTCGTCATGCTCGGATGCTACTGGATGGTGTTCCGGGCTGCTCGGAGACAGAACGCCCTGGTGCACCCTATACAGACGCGATCCTATTCCCAGCCCTGCCCTCAGGACTTCCCAGGACAGACCGGCTCGCCGCCCCAACAGGCCAGTTCACCTGACGGCCCTGCACCAGCCAAGGTGTACCCAGCTCGTGTGAGGCACAGACGCTTCCACTACCACTGCAAGGCCGCACGTGTCGTCTTTGTGATCATGGCGTCTTATATTCTCAGCATGGGCCCCTACAGCGTACTGAACACCATATCCATGAGCGCCAGAGCAGACGTACCCACCTGGCTGTCCTCTTTGGCCTTGgtgctcttcttcctccagtGCTGCCTGCACCCATACATTTATGGATACATGCACCGTAGCGTGAGGAAGGAATTCCTCGCCTTGCTCTGCGGGACGTTCTGCAAGCAGGGAGCGAGCTCGGCCGCTGAGAACTGCCTCACCACGGCGGGGGAGGGCCGCGCCGGGGCGCACCCTCACCTGCCCAGCCTGGCCGCCAGGGTCTTTCCAATGCAGACATGGGAGGAGTGTACCACGTCATCCTCGCCCACCTTTGAGAGAAGGTCAAGGGACAGCCGCAAGGAGACCACCACAACCAGCGTCAGCTCGGATCGGGAGCCCGCCGTCCACCGCGAGCAGAGTACTTAA